A portion of the Rhodococcus pseudokoreensis genome contains these proteins:
- a CDS encoding acyl-CoA dehydrogenase family protein has translation MTVENSTEATTATLDDVLQAAKAVTSRFNNDYYREVDEKEAFPEEFAKAAETAGLHSVMIPEEYGGWGLGVTEASVITEEINRSGGAGAAIHAAMFAMGIVVNHGSEELKKKWLPQITSGDVRLTTFALTEPNAGTDTSKLATTARRDGDEWVLNGQKVFISRAAYTDLMVIMARTSPSPDPKKPGLGISCFLIDIRDVDPARLAMKKIPLMFNHHTYELFIDDLRVPADSLIGEEGVGFKYLFDGLNAERIVIAAECIGDGKWFIERAVKYANERVLFGKPIGANQAIQHPIANGYAHLEAADAMRWKAAAAYDAGADNAPALANIAKYLASEASWALAQTCMQTYGGYGLAREYDIERKFRDNRVFQVAPVSPNMVLNYLSHKVLGMPKSY, from the coding sequence ATGACTGTTGAGAACTCCACTGAAGCGACGACGGCGACCCTGGACGACGTGCTCCAGGCCGCCAAGGCGGTCACCTCCCGCTTCAACAACGACTACTACCGGGAGGTCGACGAGAAGGAGGCCTTCCCCGAGGAGTTCGCGAAGGCGGCGGAGACGGCCGGCCTGCACTCCGTGATGATCCCGGAGGAGTACGGCGGCTGGGGTCTGGGTGTAACCGAGGCGTCGGTCATCACCGAGGAGATCAACCGCTCCGGCGGTGCCGGAGCCGCCATCCACGCAGCGATGTTCGCGATGGGAATCGTGGTCAACCACGGCTCGGAGGAACTCAAGAAGAAGTGGCTCCCGCAGATCACCAGCGGTGACGTCCGACTGACCACCTTTGCCCTGACCGAGCCGAACGCCGGCACCGATACCTCCAAGCTGGCCACGACAGCCCGCCGGGACGGCGACGAATGGGTCCTCAACGGCCAGAAGGTGTTCATCTCACGTGCCGCCTACACCGACCTCATGGTGATCATGGCCCGCACGAGCCCCTCGCCCGACCCGAAGAAGCCCGGTCTCGGCATCTCCTGCTTTCTGATCGACATTCGCGACGTCGACCCCGCACGCCTGGCGATGAAGAAGATCCCGTTGATGTTCAACCATCACACCTACGAGTTGTTCATCGACGATCTGCGGGTTCCGGCCGATTCGCTGATCGGCGAGGAGGGTGTCGGTTTCAAGTATCTCTTCGACGGGCTCAACGCGGAGCGTATCGTCATCGCCGCCGAGTGCATCGGTGACGGCAAGTGGTTCATCGAGCGGGCAGTGAAGTACGCCAACGAGCGTGTGCTGTTCGGCAAGCCGATCGGTGCGAACCAGGCCATCCAACATCCGATCGCCAACGGGTACGCCCACTTGGAGGCGGCCGATGCGATGCGCTGGAAGGCTGCCGCTGCCTACGACGCCGGCGCCGACAACGCTCCCGCACTCGCTAACATCGCCAAATACCTTGCCTCCGAGGCATCCTGGGCACTGGCTCAGACGTGCATGCAGACCTACGGTGGCTACGGTCTGGCGAGGGAGTACGACATCGAGCGGAAGTTC
- a CDS encoding CaiB/BaiF CoA transferase family protein — protein sequence MNDHTPVREGVLDGIKVVELCHLIAGPYCGMLLADEGADVIKVEPPQGELTRSREPIRTTDQGTMSGYFASLNRRKRSITLDLKSESGSALLDRLLADADVFITNMRGGALGRLGIHPSDLQERYPELIVVSMSGFGLFDAGLDANRAGLAMVAEALSGTTGLTRDREGRPTWCGFALGDIVTGMTAHSSVLLGLREREQTGRGRMIDLSLTECTLPLATVALARVQSSDAHLSKVAGANDFHGVPYGTFAAADGYYNIGVNRDDFWARLSRAMGQPELADDPRYATYVERSLRQREVEELLEAWSTQLTRAQVVDALTAVDVPVAPVLTMSEVLDNQHFADRGTFVEVDDAIGGSLKQPDDPTGFAVPTPARVPRLGEHRDAILTEIGVEQSQIESLAEGGAFGAAPHVNATA from the coding sequence ATGAACGATCACACCCCTGTGCGGGAAGGTGTACTCGACGGCATCAAGGTCGTCGAACTCTGCCACCTCATCGCCGGACCCTACTGCGGGATGCTCCTGGCCGATGAGGGTGCCGACGTAATCAAGGTCGAGCCGCCCCAGGGCGAACTGACCCGTAGTCGCGAGCCGATCCGCACCACCGATCAAGGCACCATGTCGGGGTACTTCGCCTCACTCAACCGGCGCAAGCGCAGCATCACCCTCGACCTGAAGTCCGAATCCGGTTCCGCGCTGCTCGACCGGCTGCTGGCCGATGCGGACGTGTTCATCACGAACATGCGTGGCGGAGCGCTGGGCCGCCTCGGGATCCACCCGTCGGATCTTCAAGAACGCTACCCAGAGCTGATCGTGGTCAGTATGAGCGGCTTCGGCTTGTTCGATGCCGGTCTCGACGCCAACCGTGCCGGCCTGGCGATGGTGGCCGAGGCGCTGTCCGGCACCACCGGCCTCACCCGGGATCGTGAGGGGCGCCCGACCTGGTGCGGGTTCGCGCTCGGCGACATCGTGACCGGTATGACCGCGCACTCCTCGGTGCTGCTCGGGCTGCGTGAGCGCGAGCAAACCGGTCGCGGACGCATGATCGACCTGTCGCTGACCGAATGCACGCTGCCGCTGGCGACCGTGGCCCTCGCGCGCGTGCAGTCCAGCGATGCGCACCTGTCGAAGGTCGCCGGGGCAAACGACTTCCACGGTGTCCCCTACGGGACGTTCGCAGCCGCGGACGGCTACTACAACATCGGAGTCAACCGGGACGACTTCTGGGCGCGATTGTCCCGAGCGATGGGACAGCCCGAACTCGCCGACGACCCGCGGTACGCGACCTACGTCGAACGCTCCCTCCGGCAGCGTGAAGTCGAGGAATTGCTCGAAGCCTGGAGTACCCAGTTGACCCGGGCGCAGGTCGTCGACGCCCTCACCGCGGTCGACGTCCCCGTCGCACCGGTCCTGACGATGAGCGAGGTGCTCGACAACCAGCACTTCGCCGATCGAGGAACCTTCGTAGAGGTGGACGACGCGATCGGTGGCTCGCTGAAGCAGCCGGATGACCCGACGGGGTTCGCGGTGCCAACCCCGGCCCGCGTGCCGCGTCTGGGTGAGCACCGCGACGCCATCCTCACCGAAATCGGTGTGGAGCAATCCCAGATCGAGTCGCTGGCCGAAGGCGGGGCATTCGGCGCCGCGCCCCACGTCAACGCGACCGCATGA
- a CDS encoding MmgE/PrpD family protein, with the protein MTESTVDLAERLAEHAVRQSYPNLNPATIEAALEVLFDTLACALGGLHSPGVPQARTALSTWGTGNATIWGTSDTAPAPFAAVANGGALHALDYDDTDDAVPLHAASVVLPALVADLEENRPDCGGQEFLTALVVGLDGAMRVGRAGGPKGSRGWNYSVVSGGIGAALAIARLRRWDVAQAVSLLGHQLAQTSGSLQSIIDGTLAKRFQPAVVAKDVLFGAALAGAGVDGPRNVFDGRAGFINLYQDGQFNRDILLEDAEHAGYLTDLSLKPYPACRFTHAPIDLTLRIRESGITPEAVEHITFDTSGQAFNMVGRTFDPATANIVDAQFCIGYTASVALHRGAVLIGDFADEALRDPVVGGFAAERITVRPTEDVDFLAMAPVTATVRLKDGTEQTFVGKTVSGSPEHRLTVDQLKAKAADCFQHGGAAVTVEELWDTVQVLAQDAPVSRLLELLARPSKGPAPR; encoded by the coding sequence ATGACCGAGAGCACCGTCGACCTGGCGGAACGGCTGGCCGAGCACGCCGTGCGCCAGAGCTACCCCAACCTCAATCCAGCCACGATCGAGGCGGCCCTCGAGGTCCTCTTCGACACACTGGCCTGCGCACTCGGCGGGCTCCACTCCCCCGGCGTCCCCCAGGCACGCACCGCACTGTCCACCTGGGGTACCGGTAACGCCACCATCTGGGGCACCTCGGACACCGCGCCGGCGCCATTCGCGGCCGTGGCCAACGGAGGTGCACTGCACGCACTCGACTACGACGACACCGACGACGCGGTGCCGCTGCACGCTGCAAGCGTCGTCCTCCCGGCACTGGTCGCGGACCTGGAGGAAAATCGGCCCGACTGCGGCGGCCAGGAGTTCCTGACCGCGCTGGTCGTGGGCCTCGACGGCGCAATGCGGGTCGGCCGGGCCGGTGGCCCCAAGGGCAGTCGGGGCTGGAACTACAGCGTCGTCAGCGGCGGTATCGGAGCCGCGCTCGCGATTGCCCGCCTCCGCCGGTGGGACGTCGCCCAGGCAGTAAGCCTGCTCGGGCACCAGCTCGCGCAGACATCGGGCAGTCTGCAGTCGATCATCGACGGCACCCTCGCCAAGCGTTTCCAGCCCGCCGTCGTCGCCAAGGACGTCCTCTTCGGTGCAGCACTGGCCGGTGCTGGTGTCGACGGCCCACGCAACGTCTTCGACGGCCGCGCCGGCTTCATCAACCTCTACCAGGACGGCCAGTTCAACCGCGACATCCTCCTCGAGGATGCCGAACACGCCGGCTACCTGACCGATCTCAGCCTCAAGCCCTACCCCGCATGCCGCTTCACACATGCACCCATCGACCTGACGCTCCGAATCCGCGAATCCGGGATCACACCGGAGGCCGTCGAGCACATCACGTTCGACACAAGCGGCCAGGCGTTCAACATGGTCGGCCGGACCTTCGATCCCGCTACTGCCAACATCGTGGATGCACAGTTCTGCATCGGCTATACCGCCAGCGTCGCACTGCACCGCGGCGCCGTCCTGATCGGCGACTTCGCCGACGAGGCACTGCGTGACCCGGTCGTCGGTGGGTTCGCGGCCGAACGCATCACCGTCCGCCCCACCGAAGACGTCGATTTCCTGGCCATGGCGCCGGTGACAGCGACGGTCCGGCTCAAGGACGGCACCGAGCAGACCTTCGTCGGTAAGACCGTCTCCGGGAGTCCGGAGCACCGCCTTACCGTCGATCAACTGAAGGCCAAGGCGGCCGACTGCTTCCAGCACGGCGGAGCAGCCGTGACCGTTGAGGAACTGTGGGACACCGTTCAGGTGCTGGCGCAGGATGCTCCAGTATCGAGGCTCCTCGAACTACTTGCGCGACCGTCGAAAGGACCGGCCCCCCGATGA
- a CDS encoding Zn-ribbon domain-containing OB-fold protein — MPIQTTGTTLAYPPRVTPFTEPFWQGLNDGVLRTTRCRECSHMTFPPKPICPECWKSELDWVDLSGRGTLYSYTEVSAAPATFADEVPYVLCLVDLDEGVRCLSRILAPWEALRPDLRVKIKVRQSKPVRLFDFEIDKAEETR, encoded by the coding sequence ATGCCAATCCAAACGACGGGGACAACGCTGGCCTACCCGCCGCGGGTCACCCCTTTCACCGAACCGTTCTGGCAGGGACTGAACGACGGAGTCCTTCGGACCACCAGGTGCCGCGAGTGCTCCCACATGACCTTCCCACCCAAGCCCATCTGCCCTGAGTGCTGGAAATCCGAACTGGACTGGGTGGATTTGAGCGGCCGAGGCACCCTGTACAGCTACACCGAAGTCTCGGCGGCCCCTGCGACTTTCGCCGACGAGGTCCCGTATGTGCTGTGCCTGGTCGATCTCGACGAGGGAGTGCGCTGCCTGAGCAGGATCCTCGCGCCGTGGGAGGCCCTCCGGCCGGACCTGCGCGTAAAGATAAAGGTCCGCCAGTCGAAACCAGTTCGACTGTTCGACTTCGAAATCGACAAGGCCGAGGAGACCCGATGA
- a CDS encoding thiolase family protein: MKPIASVVGIGALPVGKHLDKLEHEMMAQALVAAIADAGLTKKDIDALIFSTPRPYADQRYFGTFMAGYLEMAVGDILMEVLGNGLTGSIAFDVALERVASGKAKVAVALGVNKELHVPTGEHMTWSMRAVGDVDFHVPFGVTPIAWYAFNAVRYMHEYGLTREELASIPVKNRYHASMNPLAQMRKPITVEDVVAARDIVKPLGLLDVPPRSDGAVAIVIADPDFARSLGTRYVDVVSRGFHHEGIHQVSSRPRPLTWFESAEIASGKAYDEAGISVNDIDFAEVYAPCSIVELILSESIGLFPKGTGGAAAASGATTIGGQVPISPSGGCASRGHPPHVTPLYNVYEAVEQLRGEAGERQVTGAGIGAVTGELGDYNATMMHILTGHGA; encoded by the coding sequence ATGAAGCCGATCGCGTCCGTGGTGGGAATCGGGGCCCTGCCGGTCGGCAAGCACCTCGACAAGCTCGAGCACGAGATGATGGCCCAGGCGCTGGTCGCGGCAATAGCCGACGCAGGCCTGACCAAGAAGGACATCGATGCGCTGATCTTCTCCACTCCGCGCCCCTACGCGGACCAGCGGTACTTCGGGACGTTCATGGCCGGATACCTCGAGATGGCGGTGGGTGACATCCTGATGGAGGTCCTGGGCAACGGCCTGACCGGCTCCATCGCCTTCGACGTCGCACTCGAGCGTGTCGCCTCGGGCAAGGCCAAGGTCGCCGTAGCTCTCGGCGTCAACAAGGAACTGCACGTCCCCACCGGTGAGCACATGACCTGGTCGATGCGGGCCGTCGGTGACGTGGACTTCCACGTTCCTTTCGGCGTCACCCCCATCGCCTGGTATGCGTTCAACGCGGTGCGCTACATGCACGAATATGGCCTCACCCGTGAGGAACTCGCGTCGATCCCGGTGAAGAATCGCTATCACGCCTCGATGAACCCGCTCGCGCAGATGCGCAAGCCGATCACCGTCGAGGACGTCGTCGCGGCGAGGGACATCGTCAAACCGCTCGGCCTGCTGGACGTGCCCCCGCGGTCCGACGGGGCGGTGGCCATCGTGATCGCGGATCCAGATTTTGCCCGTTCCCTGGGCACCCGCTACGTCGACGTCGTCTCGCGCGGCTTCCATCACGAGGGCATCCACCAGGTGTCGAGCCGACCGCGTCCGCTGACATGGTTCGAGTCGGCGGAGATCGCCTCCGGGAAGGCGTACGACGAGGCCGGCATCTCGGTCAACGACATCGACTTCGCCGAGGTCTACGCTCCCTGCTCCATCGTCGAACTGATCCTGAGCGAATCCATCGGACTGTTCCCCAAGGGCACCGGCGGCGCCGCCGCCGCTAGTGGGGCGACCACCATCGGCGGCCAGGTACCGATCTCGCCGTCCGGCGGCTGCGCCAGCCGCGGACACCCGCCGCACGTGACACCCCTCTACAACGTCTACGAGGCGGTGGAGCAATTGCGCGGAGAGGCAGGAGAGCGTCAGGTGACTGGCGCCGGAATCGGCGCCGTCACCGGCGAACTCGGCGACTACAACGCCACGATGATGCACATCCTCACTGGCCACGGCGCGTGA
- a CDS encoding MmgE/PrpD family protein: protein MDKLLTSLVDFIQATDFETLTPGAVRAVVRHTTDTVGCGAGGFASQPAGIAREVTRGIGGPLVASMYGEPEKYLVDQVAFTNATADRYLDFNDFGVSGHPSDMIPALLAMTEAMGGTGADAVTAIYLAYEIATRLAEAVPPDGGWDQGVYCSLGIAAGQAKILRLPREKIAHALSLAVVPGIPLRVTRFGELSEWKAAATGHAAMTATFAVRLAAAGMSGPSEPFEGKDGLLERVWPTFDLTLTRADPSAIERASLKRHPACYWGQVPVDLVTELRDRAALSEIVAIDVATCANAWRSIGGGRGDAAEKWRPPTRETADHSMPYLMAAAFVDGELSDAAFTSERLTDPELFSIIDRISVVERFDLTNRATRDSCPTELTLTMVDGSTLSAAADVPRGHPANPMSDAEVREKFESLALRALAPDQAGALGALLARLPELESLDAVTTLFRAFERR from the coding sequence ATGGACAAGCTGCTTACCTCACTGGTCGACTTCATCCAAGCGACCGACTTCGAGACGCTCACCCCCGGCGCCGTCCGCGCCGTCGTACGCCATACGACAGATACCGTCGGATGCGGCGCGGGAGGCTTCGCCAGCCAGCCCGCAGGCATCGCCCGCGAGGTCACCCGCGGTATCGGCGGACCTCTCGTGGCGTCGATGTACGGCGAGCCGGAGAAGTACCTCGTCGACCAGGTCGCCTTCACCAACGCCACAGCCGACCGCTATCTCGACTTCAACGACTTCGGGGTCTCGGGACACCCGAGTGACATGATCCCCGCCCTGCTCGCGATGACCGAGGCGATGGGGGGGACCGGCGCCGACGCCGTCACCGCGATCTACCTCGCCTACGAAATCGCGACCCGGCTGGCTGAGGCGGTGCCCCCCGATGGCGGATGGGATCAAGGGGTGTATTGCTCGCTCGGCATCGCCGCCGGCCAGGCCAAGATCCTCCGGCTGCCTCGGGAGAAGATCGCACACGCCCTCTCCCTCGCCGTCGTACCCGGCATCCCGCTGCGGGTGACCAGGTTCGGCGAGCTATCCGAGTGGAAGGCAGCGGCCACCGGCCATGCCGCCATGACAGCGACATTCGCCGTCCGACTGGCTGCGGCCGGGATGAGTGGGCCTTCCGAACCGTTCGAGGGCAAGGATGGACTACTCGAACGGGTATGGCCCACCTTCGATCTCACACTGACAAGAGCGGACCCGTCGGCCATCGAGCGAGCCAGCCTCAAACGACATCCGGCCTGCTACTGGGGTCAGGTGCCCGTCGACCTGGTCACCGAGCTGCGCGACCGCGCCGCCCTCTCCGAGATCGTTGCGATCGACGTGGCGACCTGCGCGAACGCGTGGCGCTCGATCGGGGGCGGCCGAGGCGACGCCGCGGAGAAGTGGCGTCCACCAACCCGCGAAACCGCAGATCACAGCATGCCCTACCTGATGGCTGCCGCTTTCGTCGACGGTGAACTGTCGGATGCGGCATTCACGAGCGAGCGGCTGACGGATCCCGAACTCTTCTCGATCATCGACCGCATCAGTGTGGTGGAACGTTTCGACCTGACGAATCGAGCGACCCGGGACAGTTGCCCGACCGAACTCACCCTGACCATGGTGGACGGTTCGACATTGTCGGCGGCCGCCGACGTGCCACGCGGTCATCCGGCGAACCCGATGAGCGATGCCGAGGTGCGTGAGAAGTTCGAGTCACTGGCCCTCCGTGCCCTCGCTCCCGATCAGGCAGGTGCCCTTGGGGCCCTGCTCGCTCGGCTGCCCGAACTCGAGTCTCTCGACGCAGTCACGACCCTCTTCCGTGCATTCGAACGCCGGTGA
- a CDS encoding MmgE/PrpD family protein: MMAQEDLANVFGRYVTKATYRSLPEEAIRSAKYSTLDTLGVILGASGLMDVMPAIVELTREWGGKPESTLFGFGGKLPAVSAAFVNGSMGHGLDYDDHLPEGHHPSVTVLPALLAVAERKGDVTGEDFITALAVGQDLFARLRKNVTWKQDWFMTPVVGTLASAAACAKLLGLDAKQVADALGIACTQAASTMQTAYGTGGDLRGMYGGFAAKAAVLSALLAEKGVKATSTPLEGHAAFLPVYFGEWDRDAMVADLGSEFQGSTILYKMWPSCGLTHAYIDTALRLMGGPGRTDEIEKIEVFGGDFAKKLSEPSEFRRRPPTSNDAKFSIPFTVSLALLNGTVGVGDFSPERRADPLVYEVASKVVFVDDPQYNWGKELPAGAVRLILKDGRELYGEARHDETPGAAHNPLGWSQLVTKFEDCAAHATRHFADTEIKQLVTTIDQLESVADVAVLTRQLG; the protein is encoded by the coding sequence ATGATGGCGCAAGAGGATCTCGCGAATGTGTTTGGGCGATACGTAACAAAAGCGACATACCGGTCCCTCCCGGAGGAGGCGATCCGCTCCGCTAAATACAGCACTCTCGACACCCTTGGTGTGATCCTGGGCGCGAGCGGTCTCATGGACGTCATGCCGGCCATCGTCGAACTCACCAGGGAATGGGGCGGCAAGCCGGAAAGCACACTGTTCGGCTTCGGAGGGAAGCTCCCCGCTGTCTCCGCCGCCTTCGTCAACGGCTCCATGGGTCATGGCCTCGATTACGACGACCATCTGCCGGAAGGGCACCATCCGAGCGTCACAGTGCTACCGGCGTTGCTCGCCGTGGCGGAACGCAAGGGTGACGTGACGGGCGAGGACTTCATCACCGCCCTGGCGGTCGGCCAGGACCTCTTCGCGCGACTCCGCAAGAACGTCACGTGGAAGCAGGACTGGTTCATGACCCCGGTCGTGGGGACGCTCGCCTCGGCGGCGGCATGCGCCAAGCTGCTCGGTCTGGATGCTAAGCAAGTGGCCGACGCGCTCGGCATCGCCTGCACGCAGGCTGCTAGCACGATGCAGACCGCCTACGGCACCGGCGGCGATCTACGTGGGATGTACGGCGGGTTCGCCGCGAAGGCCGCGGTGCTCTCGGCCCTGCTGGCCGAGAAGGGTGTCAAAGCCACATCGACCCCACTCGAGGGTCACGCCGCTTTTCTGCCGGTCTATTTCGGTGAGTGGGACCGTGACGCGATGGTCGCCGATCTCGGCAGCGAGTTCCAAGGCTCGACCATCCTTTACAAGATGTGGCCTAGCTGCGGTCTCACGCACGCCTACATCGACACCGCGCTCCGACTGATGGGCGGACCCGGTCGCACCGACGAGATCGAGAAGATCGAGGTCTTCGGCGGCGATTTCGCGAAAAAGCTGAGCGAGCCGTCGGAGTTCCGCCGACGGCCCCCGACCTCGAACGACGCCAAGTTCAGCATCCCCTTCACGGTCTCGCTCGCATTACTGAACGGGACGGTGGGAGTTGGCGACTTCTCGCCGGAGCGCCGCGCGGATCCGCTCGTCTACGAAGTCGCGTCGAAGGTCGTGTTCGTCGACGACCCCCAGTACAACTGGGGCAAGGAGCTACCCGCGGGGGCTGTCCGACTCATCCTCAAGGACGGTCGCGAACTCTACGGCGAGGCCAGGCACGACGAGACTCCCGGCGCTGCCCACAACCCCCTCGGTTGGTCACAGCTGGTGACGAAGTTCGAGGACTGTGCCGCCCACGCCACCCGTCACTTCGCGGACACCGAGATCAAACAGCTCGTTACCACCATCGACCAGCTCGAGTCCGTCGCCGACGTCGCGGTCCTCACTCGCCAGCTCGGCTGA
- a CDS encoding CaiB/BaiF CoA transferase family protein encodes MTTNVQTEGPLTGLRVVDMTTSYAGPTAAMYLADLGATVIKVERPGYGDDARSWGPPFVDGTSAWFASANRNKKSVVLDLGSVCGRQVLLRLLDTADVFLQNTNPAKLVRLGIDGDTLRRRNPRLIYCAMSGFGLDGPDSDLPGYDLVAQARSGLMSVTGEKGGSPQRVSTALSDVVTGMCAAIAINAAAVRQARTGEGEIIDVSLLDTDLALMAPRIAAYHAGESEPAPSGGTDSVLAVYQPFDTSDRSIVIAIGNDAMWQRFCTAVDLPELATDPSLADNAGRREHRARITDIIAQRLVTRTATDWLRILGEVDVPVALVQTLSEVVKDPQVVARGALLPVPDSAGELVTVHSPFRLASMPLRNERFPDLGADTREVLLELGYSHDEVAGLLVSGAVTEPTNVVREEAVS; translated from the coding sequence ATGACCACAAACGTCCAGACCGAAGGGCCGCTGACGGGCTTGCGGGTGGTCGACATGACCACGTCCTACGCCGGACCCACAGCAGCGATGTACCTTGCCGACCTCGGGGCCACGGTCATCAAGGTCGAGCGGCCGGGCTATGGCGACGACGCCCGCAGTTGGGGTCCGCCCTTCGTCGACGGAACTTCGGCATGGTTCGCCTCGGCCAACCGCAACAAGAAGTCCGTGGTCCTCGATTTGGGCTCGGTATGCGGGCGGCAGGTCTTGCTGCGGCTGCTCGACACCGCAGATGTTTTCCTGCAGAACACGAACCCGGCCAAGCTCGTTCGCTTGGGAATCGACGGCGACACGCTTCGTCGGCGCAATCCAAGGCTGATCTACTGCGCGATGTCCGGCTTCGGCCTGGACGGCCCGGACAGCGACCTGCCGGGATACGACCTCGTCGCGCAGGCACGTTCCGGGCTGATGTCGGTCACCGGCGAAAAGGGTGGCAGCCCTCAACGCGTCTCGACCGCCCTCTCGGACGTGGTCACCGGCATGTGCGCCGCGATCGCAATCAACGCAGCCGCCGTACGACAGGCCCGCACCGGGGAAGGCGAGATCATCGACGTCTCGCTGCTCGATACCGACCTCGCGCTCATGGCGCCCCGTATCGCGGCGTACCACGCAGGGGAGTCCGAGCCGGCCCCCAGCGGCGGAACCGACTCCGTACTCGCCGTCTACCAACCCTTTGACACCTCGGACCGCAGCATCGTCATCGCGATCGGCAACGATGCGATGTGGCAACGCTTCTGCACCGCCGTCGACCTCCCCGAACTCGCAACAGACCCGTCACTCGCAGACAACGCCGGCCGCCGCGAGCACAGAGCACGGATCACCGACATCATCGCGCAACGTCTCGTCACCCGGACGGCCACGGACTGGCTTCGCATTCTTGGCGAGGTTGACGTTCCCGTCGCGCTGGTCCAGACGCTGTCAGAGGTCGTCAAGGACCCGCAGGTTGTGGCCCGAGGTGCACTGCTTCCAGTACCCGACTCAGCGGGGGAACTTGTCACGGTGCACAGCCCCTTCCGACTCGCTTCAATGCCGCTACGCAACGAACGCTTCCCGGATCTCGGCGCCGACACCCGCGAGGTACTGCTCGAGCTCGGCTACAGCCACGACGAAGTGGCCGGCTTGCTTGTCAGTGGCGCGGTCACCGAGCCGACGAACGTTGTACGCGAGGAAGCTGTCTCATGA
- a CDS encoding enoyl-CoA hydratase/isomerase family protein, producing the protein MSVVKVERAGSVTTVTINRPEAFNALNTDVIAALLDAVTYSAADPAVRAVVLTGSGEKAFSAGADLKELAGMGPDRAREVMALGQRIFRAMEQAPIPIITAVNGLALGGGFELILTSTLPVLSTKASLGLPESGLGLIPGYGGTQRLPRAVGERVAAHLMLTGSRLDADRAYALGLTPLPPVEPDQLLATATALAEKIAAQGPLAVRAILHALEVGRDAPLDAGLGVETGLAALAVAGDESTEGIGAFLERRPAKFANPEAHR; encoded by the coding sequence ATGAGCGTGGTCAAAGTCGAGCGTGCAGGGTCGGTCACGACAGTGACGATCAATAGACCTGAAGCCTTCAATGCCCTCAACACCGACGTGATAGCCGCTCTATTAGACGCCGTCACCTACTCGGCCGCCGATCCCGCAGTGCGTGCGGTCGTGCTCACAGGTAGCGGAGAGAAGGCCTTCAGCGCGGGAGCGGACCTGAAGGAACTCGCGGGGATGGGGCCGGATCGCGCCCGGGAGGTTATGGCCTTGGGTCAGCGCATCTTCCGTGCCATGGAGCAGGCACCGATCCCGATCATCACTGCAGTCAATGGACTTGCCCTTGGTGGCGGTTTCGAACTCATTCTCACCTCAACCCTGCCCGTGCTGTCGACGAAAGCGTCACTCGGACTGCCCGAATCCGGTCTGGGACTGATTCCCGGATACGGCGGCACCCAGCGGTTGCCTCGGGCGGTGGGTGAGCGTGTGGCCGCGCACCTGATGCTCACCGGGAGCCGACTCGACGCGGACCGCGCCTACGCGCTCGGACTGACCCCTCTCCCACCAGTCGAGCCCGATCAGTTGCTGGCCACTGCGACCGCCCTCGCCGAGAAGATCGCAGCACAGGGCCCGTTGGCGGTCCGCGCCATCCTGCACGCCCTCGAGGTCGGTCGTGACGCCCCACTCGATGCCGGGCTCGGCGTCGAGACGGGACTGGCGGCACTGGCTGTCGCAGGCGACGAGTCCACCGAGGGCATCGGCGCGTTCCTCGAGCGCCGGCCCGCGAAATTCGCGAACCCGGAGGCGCACCGATGA